A window of Longispora fulva contains these coding sequences:
- a CDS encoding MGH1-like glycoside hydrolase domain-containing protein, with product MDEFANVLDLVGVPERARPADHNPLTVFADLGAWHGYALPDAGHAGGFTGPLYVAEEYPWWLATVFSRLGLTDLDTGEPVDLVLESADALPGRLRQVCVGAGLTVTLGLWYTSHRGATVEARVRHDGDGARRLAVSWTGALLPHGYAPTLRATATGVEAVFREVRDRQAFLSTADARFEVTHDAPVISVVTGDSYRTDRVAPLVVTGEARLTWQESYTFTAAERDRLAAVRAEPPDARWARYLARALDGVAPDRRRLAAKAVSTLVTNWRSPAGALRRDGVTPSLSSAAHNGFWSWDSWKHAAGVATFDPALAASVIESVFDHQRDDGMVPDAVFYNRDGANWNERNTKPPLAAWAVWQVYHAGRDLAFLRRLYPRLVAYHRWWYDARDRLGSGVCAYGATLDPANDTDKAVAEAATWESGMDNAPRFDDVTVLPARAGFTLEQQSVCLNAYLAAEKDHLTLIARAVGSADTFPSKHVAGYVRDRMYDPATGWFYDTVDGEPLVGRGKGIEGVIPLWAGIATLPQTVAVRAALLDPGRFGTPVPCPTVSADSASFAPDRRWRGPVWLDQVAFAVEGLRRAGFSGEAGALTERLFAHADGLAGDAPLHENYHPLTGARQGVPNFSWSAAAVLLLLRG from the coding sequence GTGGACGAGTTCGCCAACGTGCTGGACCTCGTCGGGGTGCCCGAACGCGCCCGGCCCGCCGACCACAACCCGCTGACGGTGTTCGCCGACCTGGGCGCGTGGCACGGGTACGCGCTGCCCGACGCCGGGCACGCCGGCGGCTTCACCGGCCCGTTGTACGTGGCCGAGGAGTACCCCTGGTGGCTGGCGACGGTGTTCAGCCGCCTGGGGCTGACCGACCTGGACACCGGCGAGCCGGTCGACCTGGTGCTGGAGAGCGCCGACGCGCTCCCGGGACGGCTGCGGCAGGTGTGCGTCGGGGCGGGGCTGACGGTGACGCTGGGCCTGTGGTACACGTCGCATCGCGGTGCCACGGTCGAGGCCCGGGTCCGGCACGACGGTGACGGCGCGCGGCGGCTGGCCGTGTCCTGGACCGGCGCGCTGCTCCCGCACGGGTACGCGCCGACCCTGCGCGCCACGGCCACCGGGGTCGAGGCCGTGTTCCGGGAGGTCCGCGACCGGCAGGCGTTCCTGTCCACGGCCGACGCGCGGTTCGAGGTCACCCACGACGCACCGGTGATCAGCGTCGTCACGGGCGACAGCTACCGCACCGACCGGGTCGCCCCGTTGGTCGTGACCGGCGAGGCCCGGCTGACCTGGCAGGAGAGCTACACGTTCACCGCCGCCGAACGCGACCGGCTCGCGGCGGTGCGCGCCGAGCCCCCCGACGCCCGCTGGGCCCGCTACCTCGCCCGGGCCCTCGACGGCGTCGCCCCCGACCGCCGCCGCCTGGCCGCCAAGGCCGTCAGCACGCTCGTCACCAACTGGCGCAGCCCGGCCGGGGCGCTGCGCCGCGACGGCGTCACCCCCTCCCTGAGTTCCGCCGCGCACAACGGCTTCTGGTCCTGGGACTCGTGGAAGCACGCCGCCGGGGTGGCCACGTTCGACCCGGCGCTGGCCGCCTCCGTGATCGAGTCCGTGTTCGACCACCAGCGCGACGACGGCATGGTGCCCGACGCGGTGTTCTACAACCGCGACGGCGCGAACTGGAACGAGCGCAACACCAAGCCGCCCCTGGCGGCGTGGGCGGTGTGGCAGGTCTACCACGCCGGCCGCGACCTGGCGTTCCTCCGCCGGCTCTACCCGCGCCTGGTCGCCTACCACCGCTGGTGGTACGACGCCCGCGACCGGCTCGGATCCGGCGTCTGCGCGTACGGGGCCACCCTCGACCCGGCCAACGACACCGACAAGGCCGTCGCCGAGGCCGCCACCTGGGAGTCCGGGATGGACAACGCGCCCCGGTTCGACGACGTGACCGTGCTGCCCGCGCGGGCCGGGTTCACGCTCGAGCAGCAGTCGGTGTGCCTGAACGCGTACCTGGCCGCCGAGAAGGACCATCTCACGCTGATCGCCCGTGCGGTGGGCTCCGCGGACACGTTCCCGTCGAAGCACGTGGCCGGCTATGTCCGCGACCGGATGTACGACCCGGCGACCGGCTGGTTCTACGACACCGTCGACGGCGAGCCCCTCGTCGGGCGGGGCAAGGGCATCGAGGGCGTCATCCCGCTGTGGGCCGGCATCGCCACCCTGCCGCAGACCGTGGCGGTGCGCGCGGCGCTGCTGGACCCGGGCCGGTTCGGCACCCCGGTGCCGTGCCCGACTGTGTCGGCCGACAGCGCGTCGTTCGCCCCGGACCGGCGGTGGCGGGGGCCGGTGTGGCTGGACCAGGTGGCGTTCGCCGTGGAGGGGCTGCGGCGGGCCGGGTTCTCCGGGGAGGCCGGGGCGCTGACGGAGCGGCTGTTCGCGCACGCCGACGGGCTGGCCGGGGACGCGCCGCTGCACGAGAACTACCACCCGTTGACCGGTGCCCGCCAGGGCGTGCCAAACTTCAGCTGGTCGGCGGCGGCGGTGCTCCTCCTGCTGCGCGGCTGA
- a CDS encoding ABC transporter permease yields MTRKAFLAILWRDLFVTGKEFWVFLLQVALQPLFMLFVFAKVLGSAGYVSAGFGRLLLPGMVALTAFLTALQSVAFPLVMEFSFTREIEDRLLAPLPIGLVAVEKLCMAVIRSIVAAVLMFPIGALVLGHAPWRTAGLPLLVGALLLGGWVGGALGMNVGTWMPPNRISVGFAVILTPLMFTGATQYPWKSLHALPWFQWVTAANPLTYLSEGVRAALVPDVPHLPPWLCLTALTVAGAVLTATGLKGFYRRALD; encoded by the coding sequence GTGACCCGCAAGGCGTTCCTCGCCATCCTGTGGCGGGACCTGTTCGTCACGGGCAAGGAGTTCTGGGTCTTCCTGCTCCAGGTGGCCCTGCAACCCCTGTTCATGCTCTTCGTGTTCGCCAAGGTCCTCGGCAGCGCCGGCTACGTGTCCGCCGGCTTCGGCCGGCTGCTGCTGCCCGGCATGGTGGCGCTGACGGCGTTCCTCACCGCGTTGCAGAGCGTGGCGTTCCCGCTGGTCATGGAGTTCTCGTTCACCAGGGAGATCGAGGACCGGCTGCTCGCCCCGCTGCCGATCGGGCTCGTCGCGGTGGAGAAGCTGTGCATGGCCGTCATCCGGTCGATCGTCGCCGCCGTGCTGATGTTCCCGATCGGCGCGCTGGTCCTCGGCCACGCCCCGTGGCGGACCGCCGGCCTGCCGCTGCTGGTCGGGGCCCTGCTGCTCGGCGGCTGGGTCGGCGGGGCGCTCGGCATGAACGTGGGCACCTGGATGCCGCCGAACCGGATCAGCGTCGGGTTCGCCGTGATCCTCACCCCGCTGATGTTCACAGGCGCGACGCAGTACCCGTGGAAGTCGCTGCACGCGCTGCCGTGGTTCCAGTGGGTGACGGCGGCGAACCCGCTGACCTACCTGTCCGAGGGGGTCCGCGCCGCGCTCGTTCCCGACGTGCCGCACCTGCCGCCGTGGCTGTGCCTGACGGCGCTGACCGTGGCGGGGGCTGTCCTCACGGCGACCGGCCTGAAGGGCTTCTACCGCCGCGCGCTGGACTGA
- a CDS encoding ABC transporter ATP-binding protein, with protein MADATVVVEDLVKRYPKKEVNAVDGLSFEVRRGEIFGLLGPNGAGKSTTIGVLTTRVRATGGTASVGGVDVIANPVLARTKLAVVPQRGNLDRSLTPRQNLVFHAAYHGVPRAERRERAATLLGEFGLADRADDKVEQYSGGMVQRVMIARALMHEPEVLFLDEPTAGLDPQSRLFLWDRVRDLRDRGTTIVLTTHDMDEAAEMSDRVGIIDHGSLLALDTPAALTHSLSGQSILELTVTRDDPALIGLVADLDGVDRVEKVKDSRLRLYLTRPGPDLLAPVATLLGAHDAGLSDVHLGEPSLEDVFINLTGRGLR; from the coding sequence ATGGCTGACGCCACGGTTGTCGTCGAGGACCTGGTCAAGCGGTACCCGAAAAAGGAGGTCAACGCCGTCGACGGCCTCAGTTTCGAGGTCCGCCGGGGTGAGATCTTCGGCCTGCTCGGCCCGAACGGGGCCGGCAAGTCCACCACGATCGGCGTGCTCACCACCCGGGTCCGGGCCACCGGCGGCACCGCCAGCGTCGGCGGCGTCGACGTGATCGCCAACCCGGTGTTGGCCCGCACGAAACTCGCCGTCGTGCCCCAGCGCGGCAACCTCGACCGCTCGCTGACCCCCCGGCAGAACCTGGTCTTCCACGCCGCCTACCACGGGGTGCCCCGGGCCGAGCGGCGCGAGCGGGCCGCGACGCTGCTCGGCGAGTTCGGGCTGGCCGACCGGGCCGACGACAAGGTCGAGCAGTACTCCGGGGGCATGGTGCAGCGGGTCATGATCGCCCGCGCGCTGATGCACGAGCCGGAGGTGCTGTTCCTCGACGAACCGACCGCCGGCCTGGACCCGCAGTCCCGGCTCTTCCTCTGGGACCGGGTCCGCGACCTGCGCGACCGGGGCACCACGATCGTGCTGACCACGCACGACATGGACGAGGCCGCCGAGATGAGCGACCGGGTCGGCATCATCGACCACGGCAGCCTGCTCGCCCTGGACACCCCGGCGGCGCTCACCCACAGCCTGTCCGGACAGTCGATCCTGGAGCTCACGGTCACCCGCGACGATCCGGCGCTGATCGGTCTCGTCGCCGACCTCGACGGCGTGGACCGGGTCGAGAAGGTCAAGGACTCCAGACTCCGGTTGTACCTGACCAGACCCGGCCCCGACCTGCTCGCCCCCGTCGCCACCCTGCTCGGCGCGCACGACGCCGGCCTGTCCGACGTGCACCTCGGCGAACCCAGCCTCGAGGACGTCTTCATCAACCTGACCGGAAGGGGGCTGCGGTGA
- a CDS encoding MarR family winged helix-turn-helix transcriptional regulator encodes MPLPPHLARSLDGAPLRRLVAIAGSAVGRNWAAALSDLEGLTPAGASVLLLLARHGDRVASRDLAELSWIKPATLTGVVDTLEKSALVARERDEGDRRVVFISLTEPGRARVGQIMPRLSTVFPPSAVEADPAKEAVVREYLMELISLTCEEVELDG; translated from the coding sequence ATGCCATTGCCACCCCATCTCGCCCGCAGCCTGGACGGCGCGCCCCTGCGCCGGCTGGTCGCGATCGCGGGCAGCGCCGTCGGCCGCAACTGGGCCGCGGCACTCAGTGACCTGGAGGGCCTGACCCCGGCCGGGGCCTCCGTCCTGCTCCTCCTCGCCCGGCACGGCGACCGGGTCGCCAGCCGCGACCTCGCCGAACTGAGCTGGATCAAGCCGGCCACCCTCACCGGGGTGGTCGACACCCTGGAGAAGTCCGCCCTCGTCGCCCGCGAGCGCGACGAGGGCGACCGCCGGGTCGTCTTCATCTCCCTCACCGAGCCGGGCCGGGCCAGGGTCGGCCAGATCATGCCCCGGTTGAGCACCGTGTTCCCGCCGAGCGCCGTCGAGGCCGACCCGGCCAAGGAGGCGGTGGTCCGGGAGTACCTGATGGAGCTGATCTCTCTGACTTGCGAGGAGGTCGAGCTCGATGGCTGA
- a CDS encoding TetR/AcrR family transcriptional regulator, with protein METASLRERKKQRTREALVDAAFDLFQRKGYEAATVDEIADSVEVSARTFFRYFESKDDLLLSIQEQQFALLFDLIRARPAHEAVLDVVRHAAVEVVRAAERGTHGFDPEKVSCMQALMAASPALAARCRAVSAVRTDELAGCLAARMGVLADDRRAYLVASMAITAIQVAMTWHEADRGRPLSDNLDEAFELLAAGINYPAAK; from the coding sequence ATGGAGACGGCGAGCCTGCGCGAGCGCAAGAAGCAGCGCACCAGGGAGGCGCTGGTCGACGCCGCGTTCGACCTGTTCCAGCGCAAGGGCTACGAGGCGGCGACGGTCGACGAGATCGCTGACTCCGTCGAGGTCTCCGCCCGCACCTTCTTCCGGTACTTCGAGAGCAAGGACGACCTCCTCCTCTCCATCCAGGAGCAGCAGTTCGCGCTGCTCTTCGACCTGATCCGCGCCCGCCCGGCGCACGAGGCCGTCCTCGACGTCGTCCGGCACGCCGCGGTCGAGGTGGTCCGCGCCGCCGAGCGGGGCACCCACGGCTTCGACCCGGAGAAGGTCTCGTGCATGCAGGCCCTGATGGCCGCCAGTCCGGCCCTGGCCGCCCGGTGCCGGGCCGTCAGCGCGGTGCGCACCGACGAGTTGGCCGGGTGCCTGGCCGCGCGGATGGGCGTGCTGGCCGACGACCGCCGGGCGTACCTGGTGGCGTCGATGGCGATCACGGCGATCCAGGTCGCGATGACCTGGCACGAGGCGGACCGCGGCCGGCCGCTGTCGGACAACCTCGACGAGGCGTTCGAGCTGCTCGCGGCGGGGATCAACTACCCGGCCGCTAAATAG
- a CDS encoding DHA2 family efflux MFS transporter permease subunit, which yields MTLTLDAPAPEAARRGSRNPWLTLAAVAIGIAMVGLDATVVAIANPAIARDLGAGLSGLQWVTNGYLLALAVSLIIAGRLADRFGRKKLFLLGVVGFAVASVAIGFSGSIGMVIFWRVIQGLAGALLQPASLAILRNAFPAEKLNMAIGIWGGTSALSIASGPIVAGLLVENVDWQSVFFLNAPLAVAAVVLGWFVIRESKDPGAAGSFDLPGVVLLSGALFSLVWGLIKAQEHGFGDALPLGFLIGALVLLAGFVVRESLTRHPLLPLSLFRNVSLSAGTALVTLAFFSLFGAFFFLTLYLQQVHGMGPVEAGVRLLPLTATFMFSAPAAGALTARFGPRLPLVAGMGLTAVALFGLSRAEVDAEYVTLWPWFVLLGLGFGLVIVAGTEAIVGNAPVELAGVAGGLQQTGAQLGGVLGTTVFSTIIASRVGDVLVPRLTESGVPAQVAPQFQAAEQYVAQGVAPVPPGTPADLARAVTNGAHLAFMDGFHTTLTVGAIVALVGAVVALVVRRGENAGAGVAL from the coding sequence ATGACACTCACGCTCGACGCCCCGGCCCCCGAGGCCGCCCGACGCGGCAGCCGCAACCCCTGGCTCACCCTCGCCGCCGTCGCGATCGGCATCGCGATGGTCGGTCTCGACGCGACCGTCGTCGCCATCGCCAACCCCGCCATCGCCCGCGACCTCGGCGCCGGCCTGTCCGGCCTGCAGTGGGTCACCAACGGCTACCTGCTCGCTCTCGCCGTCTCCCTGATCATCGCCGGCCGGCTCGCCGACCGGTTCGGCCGCAAGAAGCTCTTCCTGCTCGGCGTCGTCGGGTTCGCGGTCGCCTCGGTGGCGATCGGGTTCTCCGGCAGCATCGGCATGGTGATCTTCTGGCGGGTGATCCAGGGCCTCGCCGGGGCGCTGCTCCAGCCGGCGAGCCTCGCGATCCTGCGCAACGCGTTCCCGGCCGAGAAGCTCAACATGGCCATCGGCATCTGGGGCGGCACGTCGGCGCTGTCCATCGCCAGCGGCCCGATCGTCGCCGGCCTGCTCGTCGAGAACGTCGACTGGCAGAGCGTCTTCTTCCTCAACGCGCCGCTCGCCGTCGCCGCCGTCGTCCTCGGCTGGTTCGTGATCCGCGAGTCCAAGGACCCGGGCGCGGCCGGCTCCTTCGACCTGCCCGGGGTCGTCCTGCTGTCCGGCGCGCTGTTCTCCCTGGTCTGGGGCCTGATCAAGGCGCAGGAGCACGGCTTCGGCGACGCCCTGCCGCTCGGCTTCCTGATCGGCGCGCTCGTCCTGCTCGCCGGGTTCGTCGTCCGGGAGTCCCTGACCCGGCACCCGCTGCTGCCGCTGAGCCTGTTCCGCAACGTCTCACTGTCGGCCGGCACCGCGCTGGTCACCCTGGCGTTCTTCTCCCTGTTCGGCGCGTTCTTCTTCCTCACCCTCTACCTGCAGCAGGTGCACGGCATGGGACCGGTCGAGGCCGGCGTCCGACTGCTGCCGCTGACCGCCACGTTCATGTTCTCCGCGCCGGCGGCGGGTGCGCTGACCGCGAGGTTCGGGCCGCGCCTGCCGCTGGTCGCCGGGATGGGACTCACGGCCGTGGCATTGTTCGGACTGTCGCGGGCGGAGGTCGACGCGGAGTACGTGACTCTGTGGCCCTGGTTCGTGCTGCTCGGGCTGGGCTTCGGCCTGGTCATCGTCGCCGGCACCGAGGCGATCGTCGGCAACGCCCCGGTCGAGCTCGCCGGGGTGGCCGGCGGCCTGCAGCAGACCGGCGCGCAACTCGGCGGGGTGCTCGGCACGACGGTGTTCAGCACGATCATCGCCAGCCGGGTCGGGGACGTCCTCGTCCCCCGCCTGACCGAGTCGGGGGTGCCGGCCCAGGTGGCGCCGCAGTTCCAGGCCGCGGAGCAGTACGTCGCACAGGGGGTGGCCCCGGTGCCGCCGGGGACGCCGGCGGACCTCGCCCGGGCCGTCACGAACGGCGCGCACCTGGCCTTCATGGACGGATTCCACACCACGCTGACCGTGGGGGCGATCGTGGCCCTGGTCGGGGCGGTCGTGGCGCTCGTGGTCCGCAGGGGCGAGAACGCGGGAGCCGGCGTAGCACTGTAG